Below is a genomic region from Streptomyces sp. RPA4-2.
GAACAGCCTCTCGGAGCTGTGGGCGATCCTGGACTGGACGACACCGGGTCTGCTCGGAAGCCTCGGCTCCTTCCGGACGCGGTACGCGCAGGCCGTCGAGGGCGGTCAGGATCCGGCGGCCTCCGAGCGGCTCGCCCGGCTGGTCCGGCCCTTCCTGCTGCGACGCCGCAAGTCGGATCCCGGTATCGCGCCCGAGCTGCCGCCCAAGACCGAGACCGACCGCGCCGTCTCGCTCACGGCGGAGCAGACGGGTCTGTACGAGGCGGTGGTGCGCGAGACGCTCGCGGAGATCTCGGGCGCGGACAGCATGGCGCGGCGCGGCCTGATCATGAAGCTGCTCACCGGACTGAAGCAGATCTGCAACCACCCGGCGCAGTACCTCAAGGAGGACCTGCCGAGGATCTCCGGCAGGTCCGGGAAACTGGAGCTGCTGGACGAACTGCTCGACACCATCCTCTCCGAGGGCGCGAGCGTTCTGGTCTTCACCCAGTACGTGCGGATGGCACGCCTCATCGAGCGCCATCTCGCGGCACGTGGCGTACCGACCCGGTTCCTGCACGGAGGGACACCCGTCAACGAGCGCGAGGCGATGGTGCGGCACTTCCAGGAGGGCGGGATCCCCGTCTTCCTGCTGTCGTTGAAGGCCGCGGGAACCGGCCTGAACCTGACGCGGGCCGAGCACGTCGTGCACTACGACCGCTGGTGGAACCCGGCGGTGGAGGCACAGGCCACCGACCGCGCGTACCGCATCGGCCAGAGCCGGCCCGTGCAGGTGCACCGGCTGATCGCCGAGGGGACCATCGAGGACCGCATCGCCGAGATGCTGCGGCGCAAACAACGGTTGGCCGACGCTGTCCTGGGTGCCGGGGAGGCCGCGCTCACGGAACTGACCGACGCCGAACTGGCCGAACTGGTGGAACTTCGCGGGGGCACACGATGACAGACGGTGACAAGGAGCGCACGTTCGCGGCGCTGCCTCCCTTGCGCGGGCGGGGCTTCGCGCACACGTGGTGGGGGCGCGCCTGGGTGAAGGCCCTGGAGGACGCCGCGCTGGACTCCGAGCAAATCAAAGCGGGACGCAGGCTCGCGCGCGCGGGAGCGGTGGGTTCCGTGTCGGTGCGTCCGGGACGCATCACGGCCGTCGTCCGGGATCGCGATCACACCACGCATCGGGCCGACGTCCTGGTTCAGGAACTGCCCGATGAGCGGTGGGACCGTTTCCTGGACATGGCCGTCGAACGGGCCGGACATGTCGCGGCGCTGCTCGACCGCGAGATGCCGCCGCACCTGGTCGAGGACGCGGCGGACGCGGGCGTCGAACTGCTCCCGGGGCTCGGCGACCTGGAAGCCGACTGCGACTGCGGGGCCTGGGACCACTGCGGGCACACCTCGGCGCTCTGCTATCAGATGGCGCGCCTGCTGGACCAGGACCCGTTCGTCCTGCTGCTCCTGCGCGGGCGCACCGAACGGACGCTGCTCGACGAACTCCAGCAGCGCGGTAGTACCGTCGGCGGCGCGAACGCACGGAGCCGGCATCCCCGGGCAGTGCCGGAAGCCCCTCCACAAGGCGTGGCCGCCGCCGAGGCGTACGCGGCCGGTGACATCCTGCCTCCCCTGCCCGTCCTTCCCGGACTGCCCGAAGGGCCCGGACTACCGCCTTCCTTGGACACGGGGGCCGCGCCCGCGCCCGGCGTCGACCCGCCCGCCCTGGAGTTCCTGGCCATGGCGACGGCGGCCGAGGCGTACCGACTGCTGGCCCGGGCGATCGGACCGGACCATGGGTCGCGGTCACCGGAGGAGGAGTTGACGCTCGAGCAGGACGCGGTCCGTCTCGCGGCGGCCCGTCCGGACACGCCGATCGCCCAGCGACTCGCCCGTGGATCGGGGCGGGACCGCCAGGAACTGACGCTCGCGGTACGTGCCTGGCAGTTCGGCGGAGCGGTGGCGCTGTCCGTGCTCGAGGACGAGTGGACCGTGGGGACGGAGGCACTCGCACGCGCGCGTGCCGCGCTGGCGTCCGCCTGGGACGAGGACGAGCGGCCGTCGCTGATCGCGTCCCACAACCACTGGACCATGGTCGGCGCGCCGGTCCAGCTGCGCCTGGGGCAGGACGGCCGGTGGTG
It encodes:
- a CDS encoding SWF or SNF family helicase, translated to MTDGDKERTFAALPPLRGRGFAHTWWGRAWVKALEDAALDSEQIKAGRRLARAGAVGSVSVRPGRITAVVRDRDHTTHRADVLVQELPDERWDRFLDMAVERAGHVAALLDREMPPHLVEDAADAGVELLPGLGDLEADCDCGAWDHCGHTSALCYQMARLLDQDPFVLLLLRGRTERTLLDELQQRGSTVGGANARSRHPRAVPEAPPQGVAAAEAYAAGDILPPLPVLPGLPEGPGLPPSLDTGAAPAPGVDPPALEFLAMATAAEAYRLLARAIGPDHGSRSPEEELTLEQDAVRLAAARPDTPIAQRLARGSGRDRQELTLAVRAWQFGGAVALSVLEDEWTVGTEALARARAALASAWDEDERPSLIASHNHWTMVGAPVQLRLGQDGRWWPYRKEHGRWTPAGQAVGDPATALAMAAGDPRDVSTNG